The region GCCTATGACTGGTCCGGCGGCGGGGTCGATCATGTGGTCGAAGTCGGCGGGCCGGGCACGCTCAACCAGGCGATCTCCGCGATCCGCGCGGGCGGCCATATCCACCTGATCGGCATCCTCACCGGGATGTCGGGCGAGGTGCAGACCGCGGCGCTGATGCGCAAGATGGGGCGGCTGCAGGGTCTTACCGTGGGCAGCCACGCGATGCAGCGCCGGATGATCGCCGCGATCGACGCCAATGGCCTCAAGCCGCAGATCAGCGACCGCTTCGCGCTGGGCAATCTGGCCGACGCCTTCCGCCACGAAGAGGACGGCGGGCACCTGGGCAAGATCGCGATCGAAATCTGAGCCGGGGCGGGCGGTGGAAAGCTTCGACCTCGGGCCGGACCCGCGGACCGAAACGCTTCGCCGCCTGCAACCGCTGCTGATCCAGCGCTTCGGGCGGATCGAACGTGCGCCACGGGAGCGGCGCGCGCCTGAGTGGGTGCTGGTGCAAGGCGTGATCGGTGCGCGCACGAAATCCGAAATTTCCAACGCCGCCACCGACCGTTTGCTGGAGCGCTACCAAACGTGGGAGGCGGTCGCCAGGGCGCCGCTGGAGGCTTTGCAGGCTGAGCTTTCGACCCAGACCTATTCCAACATCGCGGCGGAGCGGCTAAAAGCCTCTCTGACCGAACTGATCGCGCGGCGCGGACGCGTCGATCTGTCGCATCTCGCGCCGATGGCGACCGAAGATGCGATGGACTGGCTCGAACAGCTGCCCGGGGTCGGGCGCAAGATCGCCGCAGGGGTCTTGAACGCCTCGACGCTCGACCGGGCGGTGCTGGTGCTCGACAGCCATCACCGCCGCATCCTCCAGCGCATGGGACTGGTCCCGCCGAGAGCCGATACCGCGCGCGCCTATGCGGCGATCATGCCCGCCATGCCGCCCGAGTGGAGCGCGGCGGATTACGACGAGCATCACCTGCTGATGAAGAAGGTGGGCCAGACCTGGTGCCGCCCCAGCTCGCTCGATTGCGCCAACTGCGCCGCGCAGGCGCCGTGCGAGACCGGGCGCGCGGCCTAGCGCGCCCAGCCCGAATCAAGCCCGGTCCGAATCAAGGAGATGGGTGCGCCATCGCCGAAGCTCGCCCACGATGACGACGCTATCCGGTCAGCCTTCGTCTTCGATCCGCTTGTAGGGGATGAACTGCGTCAGCTGGAGGTTGCCGCTGTAGAAATTCCCCGATCGATCGCGCGTGGTCACAGTGTCGGTCCGGCAAAGCCGCGTGGAGAAGCTGCGCACGACCAGATAGTC is a window of Alteriqipengyuania lutimaris DNA encoding:
- a CDS encoding endonuclease III domain-containing protein encodes the protein MESFDLGPDPRTETLRRLQPLLIQRFGRIERAPRERRAPEWVLVQGVIGARTKSEISNAATDRLLERYQTWEAVARAPLEALQAELSTQTYSNIAAERLKASLTELIARRGRVDLSHLAPMATEDAMDWLEQLPGVGRKIAAGVLNASTLDRAVLVLDSHHRRILQRMGLVPPRADTARAYAAIMPAMPPEWSAADYDEHHLLMKKVGQTWCRPSSLDCANCAAQAPCETGRAA